The DNA window TAATTATTACTCACTACAGGTGCAGTTCCCGTACCGAAAAATGGATTCCCTCGAACGTTGAAATTTGCCGGACGGCTGCCGATCGCCCACCCCATACCATTACTCGCATAAGCATTAGCATAAGTTAAACCGATTGTCAAGCGCTTGTCAAAGGGCGTAAGGGTTAACTGACCGGCTGCAACATGGTCTCCGCCCAACAAACCCGCTCCCGGCGAGGGATTGCTTGCTTCGCTGGCGAGGTAAGTTCCCGCAATACTGACCCAATCGTTGAGGGCAACCTCTGCTGAAATTCCCGCACCTTGACCGACGCGGTAAATCGGACTGAAACGCCCGAACCGAGAAATCGACCCCGTACCGCTCGATTCAAAGGGACTGATGGGGTTAAACACATCATCGAGGTCTAAACCGCTAGTCCCAACCATCACCTTACCGCGATCGTTGAGAATGGGGAAACTGTACCAGAGGTCGTTAACGAAAACGCTATTGTCGCTGTTGCTTTCAAACCCGTAGCGACCTTCGCGCGTTACGCCGCTGCTACTCAGAAGGGAGTAAGTTCCTGCGTTCCCCGCTTCCAAGCGTACCCGCAGGCGGTCTTTGCCCGTAAAACTGGTGTCGAAGTTGAAGCGAATGCGGTTGACAAAGGTCGCATTGCCGGTATCGGTAAAGCGCCTTTCGCGGATGCCGTCGCGGTTAGTATCGTAGAGTTCCCCCGGGTCGTTGAACATCTCGTTCGCTGCAAAGATGACCTCGGGCCGTAATTTAGTGGTCGTGGAAAATTGATGGTCTTCAAGGAAAGCAGTGCGCGCTTCCAGGTTATCGACGCGGGTTCCTAGGGTTGCCAATTCCGCCTCAAACTCTTGCATCAGGCGGCGCAAGGTTTCCAAGTCTTCTTTAGTCGCGAAACCGCTACCGGATGAGGCGATTAAGCGCTCGATTTGGTTCAAGCAGGCATTTAAACCGGCGGCGAATTCGTAACGAGTTAAAGGACGATTGCCTCGGAAACTGCCATCGGGATAACCCACCAAGCAATCGTAGCGTTTGATGAGGTCGTCGAGGGCTTGGAATGCCCAATCGGTGGGGCGCACGTCGCGGAATTTGGATGCGCCTTGCACGCTTTGTCCGAGGGAACTGTCGATACCTTCACTGCTGTAACTGTCGATTTGTTGCAGCATTTCGCTGCTGCCCGGGAAAGTATTTTCAGCGTCCGGATTGGGGACAGCAGCAGCAAGATTGGCTAGTAATAGCGAACTGCCCGTAACAACAGGAGCAATTTTAAGAAATTGCCAGAGGAATTTTGACATAGGATTTGTTCTCACACCTTAAATCTGAGATTGGTAATTCGATGAGGTTCTAGAGAGCCAGTCCAAGCAAATAACTTGACAAAATTACAGAATTATATTGATGCTTTAGTGAAGATTTCAGGTGTAAGGCAGACATTGCCTTTCCTTGGCTCAAACCAACAAAAGGCTAAATAGTTGGTAATGCGTAGCCAGAGCGATTTTGTCACTCTTCGAGTCGCGGACAGGCCCTCTAGGGTCATTGCTTGCCGTCCCCATTATAGGCGGGTTCTATTTGTTAGGCAAAGGTTAGCTACTCAATTAACACTTTTATTAATTTTTGTCAATGTTTTTTCAACGCATCTTTACCGAAAATTAATAGAGTCACCCAGTAGCCTTTACCACTGTTGTTGCAGGAAAACCTTTAAGCATCAGCATTTGGGCTGATATATCTTTTTTTACCCTATTTTTCTCTATCTTTAAATATATTTTTTTGATGAAGCTGCACATAAACTGTTGGCTCTTCCGAGCGAGCTATGCCAATCTAATTACAGTGATAACACTCAGATAAGCGCGAAATCACCCCCCTAAGTCAGTCACAAAAATAAGTAGGTTACGCAAGATTTTTTAGGGGTAGTTTCTACTAATGACGAAGTTATCGGCAATCGCATTTGTAGAGTAATACTCCTGTCAACCTTTACTTGTTTGGAGATTTGGGAAAATGGCTACCGCAACTATGATGAAAAAGTTATCTTTGGCTACCGCTGGTGCAGCATTGATGGCGCTGGGTGCAACAGTAAAAGCTGCTAACGCTGCTTCAATTGTCAATGGTGGATTTGAAACTGGAAACTTCTCAGGATGGACGGTAGTTAACCAAGCATTTAGTAGTGGTAACTTTTTCAATACTGCTGGAGGTAGTGCTCCATTATCTGGTATTCCGATTTCAGGTGCAAGTGAAGGGACGCGATATGCAGTGACCGACCAAGGGGGCGGAGGCTCACACGTTTTGTTTCAAGATATCTTCCTAGAAGCGGGTTCGCAGTACCAACTCTCATTTGACTGGTTTGCTCAGACTTCTATACC is part of the Oscillatoria sp. FACHB-1406 genome and encodes:
- a CDS encoding iron uptake porin, coding for MSKFLWQFLKIAPVVTGSSLLLANLAAAVPNPDAENTFPGSSEMLQQIDSYSSEGIDSSLGQSVQGASKFRDVRPTDWAFQALDDLIKRYDCLVGYPDGSFRGNRPLTRYEFAAGLNACLNQIERLIASSGSGFATKEDLETLRRLMQEFEAELATLGTRVDNLEARTAFLEDHQFSTTTKLRPEVIFAANEMFNDPGELYDTNRDGIRERRFTDTGNATFVNRIRFNFDTSFTGKDRLRVRLEAGNAGTYSLLSSSGVTREGRYGFESNSDNSVFVNDLWYSFPILNDRGKVMVGTSGLDLDDVFNPISPFESSGTGSISRFGRFSPIYRVGQGAGISAEVALNDWVSIAGTYLASEASNPSPGAGLLGGDHVAAGQLTLTPFDKRLTIGLTYANAYASNGMGWAIGSRPANFNVRGNPFFGTGTAPVVSNNYGVQAIFNLTDKIFVGGWAGYTAARAINTGDGDIWYWNSYVGVDDFGLAGSRLGLMFGMEPKLVGSSPNIGTLNVAGLGNNLGNRADRDTSYHVEAFYRIPVNKYITITPGLIWITAPGMNSLNPDLWLGTVRTTFSF